The Actinomyces lilanjuaniae genome segment AGGAGCTGGGGCTCACCCTCCAGCCGTCCATGGGCGACGGCAACAACGCCGTCACGGACTTCTTTGTTACCGGAACCTACCCGGGTGTGGTGTGGATGGCCTTCATCTTCCTGGGCCTGGGACTGTCCCGGCTGGACTGGTCCCGTACCGTCAACCTGCGACGGCTGGCGGGAGCCGGCCTGCTGTGCGCAGTTATCGGCTACGGCTCAGGATGGGCGCTCTCGCAGGTTGTCAACCCCGAGTTTCCGGAGACCTTCCACCTTGTCAGCCCGGCCGACCCTGCCGAGTGCTTCTCCGTTGGTGAGCTGTCGTCCTCCCTGGTCGTGAACGACCCGGGCAGCAGCCTTCCCTCCGGGTCGAGCTCCTGGAAGGACACCGTCCCAGATGGGTCTGAAGGCTCTGGGATCCCTGAGCCGGGGTCGGCAGACAGTAGCGTCCTGAGCAAGGGCGCCCTGTCCACAGAGCCGACGATCTCCTTGCCAGACCTGAGATACCTGGCCACAACCGAGCCCCACTCCGGATCGCCCTTCGAGGTCGTGGGCTCCGGGGGCGTGGCGATGGTAGTCATCGCCGTGGCCCAGCTGGTGGCCCGCCGTGCCCGCTACCTCCTCGCCCCTCTGGCTGCTGCCGGGTCCATGTCCCTGACCGTGTACTGCGGACACCTGGTAGTGTTCTGGGTGCTGGGGTCCACCACCCTGCGCTACGGGGAGTCCAACCTGCTGTGGGCGGCCATGGCTGGCGGATCCTGCGTGTTCGCCATGGCCTGGTTCGCGGTGTTCGCCCGGGGTCCGTTGGAGCACCTGGTGCACGTGGTCTCGGTTCGGGCCACCAGGGCCAGGGACTAGTCGCAGCGCCGGACCGTCCCATTAGCCGGACTGACGTCCCCGCGTAACCACCTCAGTCGCGTGGGGGATAACGCGTGGGGGAAAGAGACAGCAGGCGAGGGCTGCCAGGACCTGATCAGAACAGGCGGGGCTGCTGGGGTGCGGCAGCCTCCACCCAGGCCACCAGTGCCGCATAGGAGTCCTCCATCATCGCCAGGTCAAAGCTGCCCAGCGCGTCACGACAGCGTACCTCCACCACACGTCCCTGCGCCCGGCGGCGGCGGGCACCCTCCACCTCCAGGTCGATCCGTGCAAAGGAGCGTGAGGGACGCGGGGACAGGGACATGAGCCGGTACCACTCCAGGGACTCGCTGCGGAAGGATGCCACCCCGCTGAACCATCGGGTGCCTTCCTTCACCCGCCAGGCGCACTCGAAGGAGCCGACCTGCCCCGCCAGGTGGCGCACGCGCACCAGGAAGCCAGCAGCACACAGCAGCACGACGACCAGGGTGGCGACCGCCAGGACTGCCCACGTGTGCGCCATCATGCTCAGACCCTGTTCTCCTCTGGGGAGCCGCCGCCAGCGCGGGAGGCACGGTCCTCAGCCGTCCCCTCCATGGTCGCCTCGTCTGCGGCGATAGTGACGGTGTCGTGGTCCACCGAGCAGAAACCGCCCGTGACCCTGATCAGTACCAGCGAACCGTCACCCGACGCGTCACCCGGGCTGCTGTCCCGACCGTCGTCACCGCTGTCTCGGTGGGTCGTGATCCGCACCAGCCCGGAGCCGATCACGGCCAGGATCGGCTGCCGCCCCGGCAGGACGCCCATCTCACCGTCGACCAACGGGACAGACAGCTGCGCAGCGTCGCCAGACCACAGGTGGCCGGAGGGTGAGACCACCTCGATGCTCAGCGCCCCCAGTGCCATGGCTCCTCCTCCCGTCCGGTGCCTCGCTCAGTCCTGCAGCTCAGCGGCCCGGCGCTCTAGGTCCTCGATACCGCCGATGTTGAAGAAGGCCTGCTCCGGCAGGTGGTCGTAGTCACCGTCACAGATTCGCCGGAAGGCCTCAATGGTCTCCGCCAGGGGGACAGTGGAGCCAGGCACACCGGTGAACTTCTCCGCCATGTAGGTGTTCTGCGACAGGAACTGCTCGATGCGCCGTGCCCGGGCCACGGTGACCTTGTCCTCCTCGCCCAGCTCGTCCACGCCCAGGATCGCGATAATGTCCTGCAGCTCCTTGTTCTTCTGCAGGATGGACTTGACCCGGGTGGCCACGCCGTAGTGCTCGGTACCCACGTAGCCGGGAGCGAGCAGTCGCGAGGTTGAGGCCAACGGGTCCACCGCAGGGTAGATGCCGCGCGAGGCGATCTCCCGACTGAGCTCGGTCGTGGCGTCCAGGTGGGCAAAGGTCGTGGCCGGAGCAGGGTCGGTGTAGTCGTCGGCAGGGACGTAGATGGCCTGCAGCGAGGTGATGGAGTGCCCGCCTGCCGAGGTGATCCGCTCCTGGAGCTGGCCCATCTCGTCGGCCAGGTTGGGCTGGTAGCCCACTGCGGATGGCATGCGGCCCAGCAGCGTGGAGACCTCCGAGCCCGCCTGGGTGAAGCGGAAGATGTTGTCAATGAACAGCAGGACGTCCTGGTTCTGGACATCGCGGAAGTACTCCGCCATGGTCAGAGCGGACAGCGCCACCCGCAGACGCGTGCCCGGGGGCTCGTCCATCTGGCCGAAGACCAGGGCAGTCTTGTCAAAGACCCCGGCCTCCTCCATCTCCACGATGAGGTCGTTACCCTCACGGGTGCGCTCACCCACTCCGGCGAAGACCGAGACGCCGCCGTGGTTCTGGGCCACGCGCTGGATCATCTCCTGGATGAGGACGGTCTTGCCTACCCCGGCACCGCCGAACAGGCCGATCTTGCCTCCCTGCACGTAGGGAGTGAGCAGGTCGATGACCTTGATGCCGGTCTCGAACATCTGCTCCTTGGACTCCAGCTGGTCAAACGCCGGGGGCTGGCGGTGGATAGGCCAGCGCTCGGTGACCTCCAGGGACTCGCCGGGGGCAAGGTTGAGGACCTCCCCGGTGACGTTGAAGACACGGCCCTTAGTCACTTCGCCCACGGGCACGGAGATCGGCGCACCCGTGTCACGGACCTCGGTGCCACGCACCAGGCCGTCGGTGGGCTTGAGGGAGATGGTCCGCACGACGTTGTCACCCAGGTGCTGGGCGACCTCCAGGGTGATCTCGTGAGACTCCTCGCCCTCGCTGGTGGCCTGGACGGTTACGTGCAGGGCGTTGTACATCGCGGGGACGGCCTCAGGCGGGAACTCGACATCGACGACGGCGCCGATGATGCGGACGATGCGTCCCGTACCGGGGGTGGTGGTGTCAGCCATGTTCGTTCTTCCGTGTCCGTGTCTTCCTGGGGTCTTCCCGAGGGCGCGCGGGGCTTGGCAGAGCCCTCCTGGTCTGGAGTATCGCAGGTCCTGGGCCTCATCCGGAGCCCAGGGCGTCAGCCCCGGAGACGATCTCGGTAATCTCCTGGGTGATGTCCCCCTGGCGGGCCGCGTTGGCCAGCCGGGTGTACGTGGTGATGATCTCCTCAGCGTTGTCCGTAGCCGTGTGCATGGCCTGCTGCCGGGCCGCCAGCTCCGAGGCCGCCGACTGCAGCAAGGCGTTGCGGATACGGGTGGTCACGTAGCGGGCCAGGAGGGCACCCAGCACCTCGTTGGGGCTCGGCTCGAGCTCGTAGAGAGGCAGTGCCTGCTGCGGCTGCTCCCGCACCTCGTCGACGTCGACCACCGTCAGCGGCAGCATGCGACGCACTTCAGGGACCTGGGAGACCATGGAGACGTAGCGGGTGAAGACGATGTGGACCTCGGCCACGCCCCCGGCCGACTCCGAGGCGAGGAAGTACTCCAGGAGCAGCGAGGCGACCTCGTTGATGGTGGGGTCGCTGGGCCGGTCAGACTCCCCCGTCCAGGAGTACTCGATATCACGGCCCGAAAAGAGAAGTAGGACTGTGCCCGCCTGCCGAAGGTGAACAGGACCGGCTGCCTGCCCTCGTCCTGAAGCTGGTTGAGCAGGTGCTCGCTCTCACGCAGAATCGTGGCCGAGTAGGCCCCGCCATGCCCCGGTCTGAGGTGACCACGAGGACGGCAACCCGGTTGGTGTCGGTACGAGGCCGGGTGATGGGGTGGTCTAGACGGGCGTAGGAGCCCAGGGCCGCTACAGCCCGACTCAGGGCGTGGTCGTAGGGCGAGGCCTCCTGGGCATTGCGTCGCGCCTGCCCAATCCGGGACGAGGCGATCAGCTCCATCGCCTTGAAGACCTTCTGGAGGGTCTGGGTGGAGCGGATGCGCTGCTTGTAGAGGCGCTGGTTGCCCGCCACGTCAGTCCCTCCTGACCACGAGCCGCTCGTGGGTACGCTCGGCGGGGCTGGGTGCCTGCGGGTCAGCAGCCTGAGCACCGAGCACCCGTCCGTCGGCGACGTAGGAGGTGCGGAAGGACTCCACCGCCTGGCGCAGTGCCTCCTCAGTCTCCGTATCCAGGTCACCCGTGGTGCGGATCGTCTCCAGCACCGTGGTACGGCGTCGCAGGTGGTCCAGGAGGGAGGCCTCAAAGGGGAGGACCTCGGAGACCTCCAGGTCGTCCAGGTAGCCGTTGGTCCCTGTCCACACCGAAGCCACCTGCTCCTCGACGGGGTAGGGCGTGTGCTGGGGCTGCTTGAGCAGCTCCATGAGGCGCTCCCCACGGGTGAGCTGGGCCCGGGTGGTGGCGTCCAGGTCGGAGGCGAACATGGCAAAGGCCTGCATAGAGCGGTACTGCGCCAGGGTGATCTTGAGGGTTCCCGCTACCTTCTTCATGGCCTTCACCTGCGCCGCACCCCCCACTCGCGACACGGAGATGCCCACGTCCACGGCAGGGCGCTGGTCAGCATTGAACAGGTCGGACTGGAGGAAGATCTGCCCGTCGGTGATGGAGATGACGTTGGTGGGGATGTAGGCAGAGACGTCGTTGGCCTTGGTCTCGATGAGCGGCAGGCCAGTCATCGAACCGGCGCCAAGATCGTCGGAGAGCTTGGCGCAGCGCTCCAGCAGGCGGGAGTGGAGGTAGAAGACGTCACCGGGATAGGCCTCGCGGCCCGGGGGGCGGCGCAGCAGCAGGGACACGGCCCGGTAGGCTTCCGCCTGCTTGGACAGGTCGTCGAAGACGATGAGCACGTGCCTGCCCTGGTACATCCAGTGCTGGCCGATGGCCGACCCGGTGTAGGGGGAGAGGTACTTGAAGCCCGCCGGGTCGGAGGCCGGAGAGGCGACGATGGTGGTGTACTCCAGGGCGCCGTGCTCCTCCAGGGTGGCGCGCACGGAGGCGATGGTGGAGCCCTTCTGCCCGGTGGCCACGTAGATGCAGCGCACCTGCTGGGCGGGGTCACCGGTCTGCCAGGCCGCCTTCTGGTTGAGGATGGTGTCCAGGGCAATGGCCGTCTTGCCGGTCTGGCGGTCACCGATGATAAGCTGGCGCTGGCCACGACCGACAGGGATCATCGAGTCAATGGCCTTCAGGCCGGTCTGGAGCGGCTCGTGGACGGACTTGCGGGCCATGACGCCGGGCGCCTGGAGCTCCAGGGCACGCCGGGTCTGCGCGGCAATCTCACCCAGCCCGTCGATAGGCCGACCCAGGGGGTCAACCACGCGCCCCAGGAAGGCGTCACCTACCGGCACGGAGAGCACCTCGCCGGTGCGACGCACTACCTGGCCCTCATCGATACCGTCGAAGCCGCCCAGGACGACTACGCCGATCCGGCGCTCCTCCAGGTTCATGGCCAGCCCGGCGGTCCCGTCCTCGAAGGTCAGCAGCTCGTTGGCCATGACTCCGGGCAGGCCCTCGACATGCGCGATCCCGTCGGCGGCGAAGACGACGTGCCCGACCTCCTCCGCGGCCACCTGCGCGGGCCTGTAGGACGCGGCGAACTCGGCAAGGGCCGAGCGGATCTCCTCGGGCCTGATGGTCAGCTCTGCCATCTGTCGTCTCCTTGGATGAGTGGGTGCTGTGTGCGCGCAGTGGCGCGTCCCCGCTGGGTGGACGCGCCCGTGACCAGACTGGCAGCGGGAGCAGGGCGCGCTATGACCGGTGGAACCACGATAGATCAGCCCGTCACCTGCTGGCGCAGGTCGGCGATGGTGCTGGCAACTGTGCGGTCCAGGACGTAGTCCTTGACCGTGACGCGCATGCCGCCGATAACCGAGGGGTCCACCTCAGTGCTCAGCTCGACGTCGGTGCCCAGGCGGCGGGTGAGGATGGAGCGCAGGCGGGCCTCCTGCTGCGTGCTCAGGGGCTGGGCAGTGACCACGTCAGCGATAGTGCGGTGCTGGATAGCGGCAGCCCTCTCCACCACACGTCTCAGGTTGCGCTGGGTGCCGCCCTCAGCACGGTGACGCACGCACCATCGCAGCAGGCTCATCGCCGGGGCGGACAGATGGGAGGCGAAGACCTGCTCCGCCAGCTGCACCCGGGCCTCGGTGGTGGTACGCCGGGAAGGATCCAGCGCCTCACGCAGCTCGGGAGCGGCTGCGAGCTGCTCCAGGACGCCAAAGATCTCACGTTCGATACCGCCCACGGTTCCGTCAGCGTAGGCACCGGCCAGAAGCGCCTCGATACCGAGGTCGTGGAGGGCGGAGATAATGTCGACCGGCTGCGACCAGCGCCGCCGCGCCATGGAGCACAGCAGCTCCACCACACGCTCATCCACCCGCCCCGCAGGAGCCGCGATGCCAGGTCAGCCTTGTCCTGCCCTCGCGCCCCGGGTCCGTGAGCGGCCCCCGCAAGGGGAGGCTGCGACCTGGTGGGCGACGTCAAGGATCTGGCGGCCCAGCTCCTCCCCCTGGGGACCTGCGGCTGCCAGCACCGGGGCCCAGGCGGCCCGGACCTCGGCGCGGGTTGCGGCGGTCCCGGTATTCACCGCAGCTCCTCGGCGGCAGCGCCGTCGTCAACGCCGCCGATGGGGCCGAGCGTGTCAAGCTCATCCATGAAACGGTCGATGACGCGGGCCGACAGGTCGGTGTCGCGCAGCTGCTCGCCGACGATCTGCTCAGCCAACGAGGAGGCGAGCAGGCCGACGTCGGTACGCAGGGAGATCTGGGCCGCCTGCGTGTCAGCCATGATCTGCCGCTGGGCCGCCTCGTGGATAGCGACCGCCTCCGTCTGGGCCTCGCGACGCGCCTGGGCGAGGATCTCCCTGGCCTGACCCTGCGCGTCCTCACGGATCCTGGCAGCCTCGTGGCGCGCCTCCTCCACCAGCTGAGCAGCCTGCTGTTGCGCGTCAGCCTGCTGCTGCCTGGCCTTGTCAGCCAGGTCCAGCCCCTCCTGGATGCGCGCCGCGCGCTCGTCGAGGGCGGCGTAGATCCGGGGGAGACCGTACCTGCCCACCAGGAGGAGGATCACCAGGAGGGTGACGGCCGCCCAGAAGACCTCGTACAACGGGGGAAGCAGGAAGGATACGCCTCCGACCTCCTCCCCGGCGGCAGCCGGGATGACCACGGAAAGCATCAGCTGACGACGAGCGGCAGGACGAAGCCGATCAGACCGAGCGCCTCCACCATGCCCGCACCGATGATCATGTTGGTGAACAGGCGGCCGGCGACCTCCGGCTGACGGGCAGTGGCCTCCTGGGTCTTGCCCACGAGCAGGCCGATACCGATGCCGGGGCCCAGCGTGGCCAGTCCGTAGCCGACGTAGGCGAGTGCGACAGACGTCATGTGTGTTCCTTTGCTCTGGCGCCGGGGCGCGGGTTGGGTTCAGGTTTCTCAGGTGCCGGGTGGGCGTCGCCCTTCCAGTGCTGTCAGCTACTGTCCGCTGTCGACAGCTACTGACAGCACTAGCAGGAGGTACCTCATCACGGGCTCCGCCCCGGCGCGACCAGCTCGTGCACGTCAGTGGGCCTCGACAGACAGCCTGATGTAGACGGCACTGAGGATGGTGAAGATATAGGCCTGCAGGACAGCGACAAAGACCTCGAACAGGGTCATCACCACCATGGACACTCCTGTCAGAACGCTCAGGACCGACGTTGCCTGGAGGTGGAGCAAGAGGGTCGTCGTCCCGAAATAGGTCATGGCCAGCAGCAGGTGTCCCGCGACCATGTTGCACAGCAGACGCAGCGTGAGGGTGGCCGGTCTCACGATGAAGGTGGAGAGGAACTCGATCGGGGTGATAAGCAGGTACATAGGCCTGGGCAGCCCGGGAGGGAAGAGCTGGGAGGACAGGAACCTACCCAGCCCCTGCGCCCGCACGCCAGCGCCGATAAAGGTGACATAGGTGGCCAGTGCGAACACCAGGGGAACCGCGACGACCGCAGAGGCGGCGATGTTGAGTCCCGGGATGATCCCAGCCAGGTTCATCGCCAGGACACCGAGGAAGAGGGCCGCGAGAAAGGGGGCGAAGCGGCGCCCCCTGCCAGGCCCCAGCATGGGCAGCGCAACGTTGGAGCGCAGGAACTCCGCTACCACCTCCAGGAGCGCCCGCCCGTGGCCCGGCACCCGCCTGGTGCCGGATGCTGCCGCAGCCACCAGCAGGCACAGCGCAGCAGCCATGACGAGCCTGACCAGGACCAGCCGGTTGACCTCCAGGAGCGTTCCCTCACCAAGGAAGGTCTGCGGGAAGAAGTCGGTGACCCCCGGCTGGTGGGGGTGCTCGGTAAAGGCCGGGACGGCCGTCACGGCAATCACGACGACAAGCAGCCCGACCAGCATCCGGTACCAGACGGGCCACGGACGACGCACCGGGGTGCTGGAGTCAGGCGAGGACGCACCCACCGTGTCGGCAGCGTCCTCAGTGGCAGCGTGTGCGGACAGGGTCTCCTCCTGCGTGTGGGCTATCTCAGTAGGTCTCTCAGCGGTGCAAAGCGGTGCTCATGTTACCAGGCAGGATGACGCTACAGGTGCCAACGGCAGGCGCCAGCCCCCTACGACAGCGGTCCCTGTGACCCCTCTGACCCTGCGCCAGTGCAGCGTGGACAATCTTCAGCGCTCCTCAGCGAACCGGGGGCTGGGCCTCGGGTGGAAGACGATCCACGTCCCCCCGCACCCGCACCAGGGTCGCCGTCTCACAGGTCATACCAGCCAGGACCGCCAGGATGAGGGAGATACCGATGACCCTGGTGTCCAGGCCCAGCACCCTGCCGCCCATGATGGCAGCACCCAGGATCGCCAGGCGGAGGAGGTACCCGCCCCCACCCAGGCCACCATGAGGCCGGGGCCGGAACGCACCATACGCTCTAGGAAGAGCCAAACCGAGGCAAGCAGGGCCACCACCGCCACTGCCGCCACGAGGAAGGTGCCCAGGGGGAGACGACATCACCTAGGACCACCCAGACTGCCTCCAGGGCGGTCATGACCACAGCGACCACGCGGAGGCAGCGGCGAACCCGGGCCACGGCCCGGACAGCCCTGAGACTGACGCCCCCTGCTGCCGATCCTGCCGAGCTGCCGACCGGGCCTGCGCGCTGTCGTCGCCGCGCTGTCGGCCACCATAGCGCTGGTGGGTTACCACTAGTGCCTCCCTACGTGTTGGGGGTCCTGCTGCGCCTGCGGCGGCATCTGAGGCTGCACGGCCTGCGACCCGTGAGCCAACGCCACAGATGCCCCCGTACATCCCTCAGCACCTGCCGCAGTACCCTGGGGAGCCTGGCCGCTGGCGGGAAGCGAGACCTCACCCGTTCCTGACACCAGCCGGGAGGAGACCACCCGGACGTGTCGGGCGCCCGTGTGCCGCGCCACCATGCTACGTACCCCCGGCATCATGTCTACCGTGGCCACAAGCGCCGCAACGACGCCCACCAGGGTACCGGCCAGGACCCACCACAGGGGCAGGAAGCCCATCGCCGCCACCGGGAAGGAGGCAGCAGCGGCCCACACGTACATCACCAGCACCGCACGGCGGTGGGAGTGGCCGGCAGCCAGCAGCCGGTGGTGCATGTGCATCCGGTCGGCGTGGAAGGGGCTGTTCCCGGCCAGGACACGACGGAGTATGAGCCTGACCATGTCCACCACGGGAAGCAGCAGGACGACCAGAGGCAGGAGAATCGGCAGGAATACGGGCACCGCCCGGGAGCCCTCGAAGCTGCCCGGGTCGATCTGACCGGTCACGATGATGGTCGAGGCGGCCGAGACCAGGCCCAGCTGCATGGACCCGGAGTCGCCCATGAAGATTGTCGCCGGGTTGAAGTTGTAGGGAAGGAAGCCCACGCACACGCCGATGAGTGCCGCCACGACGGTGGCTGCCAGGGAGGTGTAGGACTCCGGGCTGGTAGCGCGGGTCAGCACGTAGACATAGAGGAAGAATGCGGTGGCGCCAATGCCGACGATCCCCGCGGCCAGCCCGTCCAGCCCGTCCATCCAGTTCACGGCGTTGATGGCCACCAGGACGACCAGGACCGTGGATACCAGTGACAGGCGTGAGGAGCCGATCGTCAGCCCGCCGATGGGAAAGGTGAGCAGCTGGACCCCCTGCCAGGCCATGACCCCGGAGGCCAGCACCTGTCCCGCCAGCTTGGTCGCCCAGTCCAGCTCCCACAGGTCGTCAATCACCCCCAGGAGGCACACCAGCCCGGCTCCCAGGACCACGGCCCACGCCGAGGAGTCGATGACATTGGAGAGGTAGGGGATCCTGGAGGCCACGGTGACCGCCAGCAGAAGGCCGACGAACATGGCCACGCCGCCCAGGCGCGGGATGGGCGTGGAGTGGACGTCACGGGCACGCACCGGGGTGAGTGCGTTGCTCACCAGGGCGACGTGGCGCACCACGGGGACCATCACGTAGGTTCCCGCAGCCGCCACGAGGAGGACGAGCAGGTAGACCCTCACTCCCCTGCCCTCCCACTCACCTGTCCGGCAGAGGCCGAGGCAGCATCCACGGCCAAGTCCCTGGCAAAGGCCCCGGGGTGCCCACGCTCTCCCGGAAGGCGGCGACGACCTCGGCCAGGCGCTGGGGTCCAGGATCCCTGGGCGTATCACGCACGGCTGGTCGGCACAGCCGCGGGGACCGGAGAGGTCGACGATGGTGGAGGGGGTGGGCCCCGGGGTGGGGCCGGAGTCGATGAGCAGGATGTCATGCAGGACGTCCCGGTCATGGCTGTCCCGGCCGCGAGCATCCCCGCCAGGCAGCACCACCCTGTCGGGAAAGGCGGCGCGCACGCCGTCGGCGTCAGTGGCGGGAGCCTGGCCGGAACGGTTGGCTGAGGTCACCGCCATCGGACCCACGTCACGCAGCAGCGCCAGGGCCACAGGGTGGTCAGGCATGCGCACCGCGATCGTCGCCGACCTCTGCCCCAGCCGCCAGCCCAGGCCGGGCC includes the following:
- a CDS encoding heparan-alpha-glucosaminide N-acetyltransferase domain-containing protein; the encoded protein is MTAAPPTPPAPEPPSHDDDGTPQAPGSTSASDLAEPADSPAPTTPSRPDASYYSWRLPRRRGAYLTGTAGPDRLTGLDAARGLALIGMMAAHAAFTTCGLTTLPGLLNQSHGRSSILFATIAGFSLGIMSGGRNPHSGERLVRTRLRLMVRSAMLLVLAAVISWLGTPVAIILGFYAAWLVLGIPFLRVRPSRLFLLAGACALTGGVVSVGLPALAQELGLTLQPSMGDGNNAVTDFFVTGTYPGVVWMAFIFLGLGLSRLDWSRTVNLRRLAGAGLLCAVIGYGSGWALSQVVNPEFPETFHLVSPADPAECFSVGELSSSLVVNDPGSSLPSGSSSWKDTVPDGSEGSGIPEPGSADSSVLSKGALSTEPTISLPDLRYLATTEPHSGSPFEVVGSGGVAMVVIAVAQLVARRARYLLAPLAAAGSMSLTVYCGHLVVFWVLGSTTLRYGESNLLWAAMAGGSCVFAMAWFAVFARGPLEHLVHVVSVRATRARD
- a CDS encoding DUF2550 family protein; the protein is MMAHTWAVLAVATLVVVLLCAAGFLVRVRHLAGQVGSFECAWRVKEGTRWFSGVASFRSESLEWYRLMSLSPRPSRSFARIDLEVEGARRRRAQGRVVEVRCRDALGSFDLAMMEDSYAALVAWVEAAAPQQPRLF
- a CDS encoding F0F1 ATP synthase subunit epsilon; this translates as MALGALSIEVVSPSGHLWSGDAAQLSVPLVDGEMGVLPGRQPILAVIGSGLVRITTHRDSGDDGRDSSPGDASGDGSLVLIRVTGGFCSVDHDTVTIAADEATMEGTAEDRASRAGGGSPEENRV
- the atpD gene encoding F0F1 ATP synthase subunit beta encodes the protein MADTTTPGTGRIVRIIGAVVDVEFPPEAVPAMYNALHVTVQATSEGEESHEITLEVAQHLGDNVVRTISLKPTDGLVRGTEVRDTGAPISVPVGEVTKGRVFNVTGEVLNLAPGESLEVTERWPIHRQPPAFDQLESKEQMFETGIKVIDLLTPYVQGGKIGLFGGAGVGKTVLIQEMIQRVAQNHGGVSVFAGVGERTREGNDLIVEMEEAGVFDKTALVFGQMDEPPGTRLRVALSALTMAEYFRDVQNQDVLLFIDNIFRFTQAGSEVSTLLGRMPSAVGYQPNLADEMGQLQERITSAGGHSITSLQAIYVPADDYTDPAPATTFAHLDATTELSREIASRGIYPAVDPLASTSRLLAPGYVGTEHYGVATRVKSILQKNKELQDIIAILGVDELGEEDKVTVARARRIEQFLSQNTYMAEKFTGVPGSTVPLAETIEAFRRICDGDYDHLPEQAFFNIGGIEDLERRAAELQD
- the atpA gene encoding F0F1 ATP synthase subunit alpha, which translates into the protein MAELTIRPEEIRSALAEFAASYRPAQVAAEEVGHVVFAADGIAHVEGLPGVMANELLTFEDGTAGLAMNLEERRIGVVVLGGFDGIDEGQVVRRTGEVLSVPVGDAFLGRVVDPLGRPIDGLGEIAAQTRRALELQAPGVMARKSVHEPLQTGLKAIDSMIPVGRGQRQLIIGDRQTGKTAIALDTILNQKAAWQTGDPAQQVRCIYVATGQKGSTIASVRATLEEHGALEYTTIVASPASDPAGFKYLSPYTGSAIGQHWMYQGRHVLIVFDDLSKQAEAYRAVSLLLRRPPGREAYPGDVFYLHSRLLERCAKLSDDLGAGSMTGLPLIETKANDVSAYIPTNVISITDGQIFLQSDLFNADQRPAVDVGISVSRVGGAAQVKAMKKVAGTLKITLAQYRSMQAFAMFASDLDATTRAQLTRGERLMELLKQPQHTPYPVEEQVASVWTGTNGYLDDLEVSEVLPFEASLLDHLRRRTTVLETIRTTGDLDTETEEALRQAVESFRTSYVADGRVLGAQAADPQAPSPAERTHERLVVRRD
- a CDS encoding F0F1 ATP synthase subunit B; translated protein: MLSVVIPAAAGEEVGGVSFLLPPLYEVFWAAVTLLVILLLVGRYGLPRIYAALDERAARIQEGLDLADKARQQQADAQQQAAQLVEEARHEAARIREDAQGQAREILAQARREAQTEAVAIHEAAQRQIMADTQAAQISLRTDVGLLASSLAEQIVGEQLRDTDLSARVIDRFMDELDTLGPIGGVDDGAAAEELR
- the atpE gene encoding ATP synthase F0 subunit C; translated protein: MTSVALAYVGYGLATLGPGIGIGLLVGKTQEATARQPEVAGRLFTNMIIGAGMVEALGLIGFVLPLVVS
- the atpB gene encoding F0F1 ATP synthase subunit A, producing the protein MLVGLLVVVIAVTAVPAFTEHPHQPGVTDFFPQTFLGEGTLLEVNRLVLVRLVMAAALCLLVAAAASGTRRVPGHGRALLEVVAEFLRSNVALPMLGPGRGRRFAPFLAALFLGVLAMNLAGIIPGLNIAASAVVAVPLVFALATYVTFIGAGVRAQGLGRFLSSQLFPPGLPRPMYLLITPIEFLSTFIVRPATLTLRLLCNMVAGHLLLAMTYFGTTTLLLHLQATSVLSVLTGVSMVVMTLFEVFVAVLQAYIFTILSAVYIRLSVEAH
- a CDS encoding MraY family glycosyltransferase — protein: MRVYLLVLLVAAAGTYVMVPVVRHVALVSNALTPVRARDVHSTPIPRLGGVAMFVGLLLAVTVASRIPYLSNVIDSSAWAVVLGAGLVCLLGVIDDLWELDWATKLAGQVLASGVMAWQGVQLLTFPIGGLTIGSSRLSLVSTVLVVLVAINAVNWMDGLDGLAAGIVGIGATAFFLYVYVLTRATSPESYTSLAATVVAALIGVCVGFLPYNFNPATIFMGDSGSMQLGLVSAASTIIVTGQIDPGSFEGSRAVPVFLPILLPLVVLLLPVVDMVRLILRRVLAGNSPFHADRMHMHHRLLAAGHSHRRAVLVMYVWAAAASFPVAAMGFLPLWWVLAGTLVGVVAALVATVDMMPGVRSMVARHTGARHVRVVSSRLVSGTGEVSLPASGQAPQGTAAGAEGCTGASVALAHGSQAVQPQMPPQAQQDPQHVGRH